The genomic interval GCGGATCTCTACCGCCATCTGCAACGGCTGCCGGTCGCGTTCCACGACCGCTGGGCCTCGGGTCAGCTGCTGTCGCGCGGGACGACGGACCTGATGCTGCTCCGGATGTTCCTGGCGTTCCCGCTGACCTTCCTGGTCGTCAACGCGGCCACGATCCTGGTCGGGTTCGTCATCCTGTTCGCCCAGGACTGGACGCTCGGCCTGGTTCTGCTGGCGCCCGCGGTGCCGCTGATGATCCTGTGCTCGCTGTTCGAGACGGAGTACTCGGTGGTCGCGCGCCGGGCCCAGGACCAGGTCGGCGACCTCACCACGGTCGTCGAGGAGAGCGTGCTGGGCATCCGCATCGTCAAGGGCTTCGGCCGACACCGCAGTCAGGCGCGGGCGTTCCGGGCGATGTCGCACCGGCTGCGCACCACGGAGCTGGGCAAGGCCCGGCTGCTCGCCGGGATCTGGGCGCTGATCACCGCCATCCCGGAGTTGGCGATCGGAGCGGCGCTGGTGCTCGGCACCATCCAGGTGGCGGACGGGACGCTGTCCGCGGGCACGCTGGTGGCGTTCCTGTCCACGGCGCTCGCCCTGCGCTGGCCGGTGGAGTCGATCGGCTTCCTGCTGGCGATGAGCCAGGAGTCGGCGACCGCGACCGACCGGTATTTCGAGGTGATGGACGTGGCGGAGGAGCCCGGGGCCGTCGCCGTACGGGAGGGCGCGCCGGACACCGCCCCGGGGATGGTGTTCGAGGGCGTCGAGTTCCGCTACCCGGACGCGGACCCGGGCTCGCCGCCGGTCCTCGCCGGGATCGATCTGCACATCCGGCCCGGTGAGACGCTGGCCCTGGTCGGGGGTACGGGGTCGGGCAAGACGACGCTCACCGCCTTGGTGCCCCGGCTGCACGAGGTGACCGGCGGGCGGATCACGCTGGACGGCGAGGACATCGCCACGATGGAGCGCTCCCGGCTGCGGGAGCTGGTCTCGGTGGCGTTCGAGGAGCCGACGCTGTTCTCCGCGACGGTCGGCGAGAACGTGACGATGGGCGCGGCGGACGCGGACGAGCAACAGGTGCGGCGGGCGCTGTCGGTGGCCCAGGCCGACTTCGTGCACCGGTTGCCCCAGGGGCTGGACACCGAGGTCGGCGAGCAGGGCCTGAGCCTGTCCGGCGGCCAGCGCCAGCGCCTCGCGCTGGCCCGCGCCGTGGTCGGGGAGCCGCGCTTCCTGGTGCTGGACGACCCGCTCTCCGCGCTGGACGTGCACACGGAGACGCTGGTGGAGGCCGCGCTGCGGCAGGTCCTGGAGCGGACGACCGCGGTGGTCGTGGCGCACCGCCCCTCCACGGTGATGCTGGCCGACCGGGTGGCGTTGCTGTCCGGGGGCCGGATCGCCGCGGTCGGCACGCATCAGGAGCTGTTGCGCGCCAACGCGGAGTACGCCTGGCTGATGTCGGGCGCGGGCGGCGAGCCCGCCGCACGGCCTCCCGCCGGCCCGGTGGACACGCCGGCCGAACCGGTGGACGCGTCCGCCGCACCAAGGGACACGCCCGCGACGCCGGTGGACGAGCCCGACGCACCGGTGGACGCGTCCACCGCACCGCCCCCGGCCACTCCGGTGAGCGCTCCCGTACAGCAGGTCCCCGCCGAGGAGGGCAGTGCCCGATGACCACGACCACCGACGACGCCTCGCTCCCGGCCGCCGACGACGACGGCCCGCCGTCGAGCCGGGTCGCGCCCGCGCCCGGGCGCGCGGACGACCCGTTCGACCGGGACGACCTGCCCGCGCCGCCCGGGGCGACCAGGGCGCTGCTGTTCTCGCTGCTGGCCCCGATGCGCGGCCGGGTCGCGGTGTCGGCCCTGCTCCTGCTCGTCCAGCAGGTCGCGATGCAGGCGGGCCCGCTGCTGGTGGCGTACGCCATCGACAGCGGGGTTCCGGCGTTCCGGGACCACGACTACGGGCCGCTGATCGCGGTCGCGATCGGCTACGCGGTGTGTTCGGTCGGCGCGGGCGTCCTCCAGTACGCCTTCATCCGGGCCGCGGCGCGGATCAACCAGGACGTGCTGCTCGACTTGCGGGGCCGGATCTTCCGGCACGCGCAGGCGCTCAGCGTCGACTTCCACGAGCGCTACACCTCGGGCCGGCTGATCTCGCGCTCCACGACGGATGTGGAGTCGCTGCGGGAGCTGCTGAGCGAAGGGCTCCAGGAACTGATCGGCGTGGTCCTGTCGTTCGTGTCGATCGCGTTGGTGCTGCTCTGGCTGGACCTGGGGATCGGCGCGATCGCCACGCTCTCCTTCGTACCGCTGTATCTGATGGTGCGCCTGTACCGGCGGCGGGCGTCCGTCGCGTTCGCGGCGCGGTCGACGGCGATCGCCACGGTGATCGTGAAGTTCGCGGAGACGATGAACGGCATCCGTCCGGTCCAGGCCTTCCGCCGCGAGCGGAGCAACGACACCGTGTTCACGGCGCTGAACACCCGCCACGAGCGGGCGAACGGCGACGCGATGCTGGAGATGGCCCGCTATGTCATCGGTTCACGGCTGATCGCGAACACGGCGGTGGCCGGGATGGTGCTCTGGGGCGCCTACCGGGTGGCGGACGGAACGCTGGCGCTCGGGGTGCTGGCGGCGGCGGTGCTGTATCTGCGCCGCCTGTACGACCCGATCGACCGGCTGGGGATGTTCCTCAACTCGTACGAGTCGGCGGCCGCTTCGCTGGCGAAGATCGCCGGTCTGCTGGCCCAGACGCCGAACGTCCCGGAGACCGACCGGCCGAAGGAACTGCCGCCACGCGCGGGCGGGCTCCCGGGCCGGGAGGTCACGTTCGACGGGGTGCGGTTCGCCTACCGTACGGGCGGCGAGGTGCTGCCCACGTTCGACCTGCACATCCCGGCGGGCCGGACGGTGGCGGTCGTCGGGTCCACGGGCGCGGGCAAGTCGACGCTGGCCAAGCTGCTGGCCCGCTTCTACGACCCGACCGAGGGCCGGGTCCTGCTGGACGGCACCGACCTGCGCGACCTGGACACCGCCGAGCTGCGCCGGGGCGTGGTGATGGTGACGCAGGAGGCGTTCCTGTTCTCCGGGACGGTCGCGGAGAACATCGCGATCGGCCGCCCGGACGCCACCCGCGAGGAGATCGAGCACGCCGCGAAGGCGATCGGCGCGCACGACTTCATCGCCGCCCTGCCGGACGGCTACGACACGGACGTACGCAAGCGGGGCGGGCGCATCTCGGCGGGCCAGCGGCAGTTGGTGGCGTTCGCCCGGGCCTTGCTGGCGAACCCGGCGGTGCTGATCCTGGACGAGGCGACCAGCTCCCTGGACGTCCCCGGCGAGCGGGCCGTGCAGCGGGCCATGGACACGGTGCTGCACGGCCGCACGGCGGTGGTGATCGCCCACCGGCTCTCCACGGTGGAGATCGCGGACCGGGTGCTGGTGATGGAGCACGGCCGGATCGTGGAGGACGGCGCACCCGCCGAACTGATCGGCGGGACGGGGCGGTTCGCGGGGCTGCACCGGACGTGGAAGGACAGCCTGGCCTGAGGGGAGGGTGATCCTCACTGCCGG from Streptomyces sp. CA-278952 carries:
- a CDS encoding ABC transporter ATP-binding protein, coding for MTTTTDDASLPAADDDGPPSSRVAPAPGRADDPFDRDDLPAPPGATRALLFSLLAPMRGRVAVSALLLLVQQVAMQAGPLLVAYAIDSGVPAFRDHDYGPLIAVAIGYAVCSVGAGVLQYAFIRAAARINQDVLLDLRGRIFRHAQALSVDFHERYTSGRLISRSTTDVESLRELLSEGLQELIGVVLSFVSIALVLLWLDLGIGAIATLSFVPLYLMVRLYRRRASVAFAARSTAIATVIVKFAETMNGIRPVQAFRRERSNDTVFTALNTRHERANGDAMLEMARYVIGSRLIANTAVAGMVLWGAYRVADGTLALGVLAAAVLYLRRLYDPIDRLGMFLNSYESAAASLAKIAGLLAQTPNVPETDRPKELPPRAGGLPGREVTFDGVRFAYRTGGEVLPTFDLHIPAGRTVAVVGSTGAGKSTLAKLLARFYDPTEGRVLLDGTDLRDLDTAELRRGVVMVTQEAFLFSGTVAENIAIGRPDATREEIEHAAKAIGAHDFIAALPDGYDTDVRKRGGRISAGQRQLVAFARALLANPAVLILDEATSSLDVPGERAVQRAMDTVLHGRTAVVIAHRLSTVEIADRVLVMEHGRIVEDGAPAELIGGTGRFAGLHRTWKDSLA
- a CDS encoding ABC transporter ATP-binding protein, with amino-acid sequence MPKKPAERTDRSAVRSLLRLWPYVRPVRVRLFTAALVAILASCLGLVIPLVLKWMVDGPVAGRDPGGVWLGALYLLVLGIAEALLFGLRRWLVARPLAGVEASMRADLYRHLQRLPVAFHDRWASGQLLSRGTTDLMLLRMFLAFPLTFLVVNAATILVGFVILFAQDWTLGLVLLAPAVPLMILCSLFETEYSVVARRAQDQVGDLTTVVEESVLGIRIVKGFGRHRSQARAFRAMSHRLRTTELGKARLLAGIWALITAIPELAIGAALVLGTIQVADGTLSAGTLVAFLSTALALRWPVESIGFLLAMSQESATATDRYFEVMDVAEEPGAVAVREGAPDTAPGMVFEGVEFRYPDADPGSPPVLAGIDLHIRPGETLALVGGTGSGKTTLTALVPRLHEVTGGRITLDGEDIATMERSRLRELVSVAFEEPTLFSATVGENVTMGAADADEQQVRRALSVAQADFVHRLPQGLDTEVGEQGLSLSGGQRQRLALARAVVGEPRFLVLDDPLSALDVHTETLVEAALRQVLERTTAVVVAHRPSTVMLADRVALLSGGRIAAVGTHQELLRANAEYAWLMSGAGGEPAARPPAGPVDTPAEPVDASAAPRDTPATPVDEPDAPVDASTAPPPATPVSAPVQQVPAEEGSAR